Proteins encoded in a region of the Zea mays cultivar B73 chromosome 4, Zm-B73-REFERENCE-NAM-5.0, whole genome shotgun sequence genome:
- the LOC103653100 gene encoding cytochrome P450 89A2 — MQHSLTFLLLIPLTLFILIFCRRRHAWAREAAYARLAAVKSAVVKKLPGLGRQPPEVFVTDRFTAHRLLVGGAAAGGAFSDRPPSTVPSAVLSRRRHYNINSAPYGPLWRAIRRNLTSEVFHPTRLRQHGRARRLALHGLVADLDRQRRASGSAVLAAESLRAAMFGLLATMCFGVGVDEGVVRAMADAQDDLVQCFLGLRVFATLPALTGLVYRDRWRKLLQLRRQQEEAYLPLIEAHRAGRQRRNGEPPAYVDTLVDLRVPADEHAAASGSGGGKRRKRQRRLTDGELVGLCSEFLGAGTEPAAALLQWIMANLVKRPDVQRALRQEIDAAVGVDADEVGEEVVARLEYLNAVIMEGLRLHPTVPRVFRKVMPDDHVVLDGRRLPAGTAVHFPLARLARDQTTWTDPREFRPERFLAGGEGEGVSLVAAAGSAGEIRMMPFGAGRRMCPGMGVAVLHLGYFVANLVREFEWAEAEGELGVDLRPHLGFFTVMKRPLRAHLTRLRREVS, encoded by the exons CTGGTCTCGGCCGCCAGCCGCCGGAGGTCTTCGTCACCGACCGTTTCACCGCGCACCGCCTGCTcgtgggcggcgccgccgccggcggcgcGTTCTCGGACCGCCCGCCGTCCACCGTGCCCAGCGCCGTGCTCTCGCGCCGCCGGCACTACAACATAAACTCGGCGCCGTACGGCCCGCTCTGGCGCGCGATCCGGCGCAACCTCACCTCGGAGGTCTTCCACCCGACGCGCCTCCGTCAGCACGGGCGCGCGCGCCGCCTAGCCCTCCACGGCCTCGTCGCGGACCTCGACCGGCAGCGGCGCGCGTCCGGCTCCGCGGTGCTCGCGGCGGAGAGCCTGCGCGCGGCCATGTTCGGCCTGCTCGCCACCATGTGCTTCGGCGTGGGCGTCGACGAGGGCGTCGTGCGCGCGATGGCCGACGCGCAGGACGACCTCGTCCAGTGCTTCCTCGGGCTGCGCGTCTTCGCCACGCTCCCCGCGCTCACGGGGCTCGTCTACCGGGACCGGTGGAGGAAGCTGCTCCAGCTCCGGCGGCAGCAGGAGGAGGCGTACCTCCCGCTCATCGAGGCCCATCGCGCCGGCCGGCAAAGGCGCAATGGCGAGCCCCCGGCGTACGTGGACACGCTCGTGGACCTCCGCGTGCCGGCGGACGAGCACGCCGCTGCGtcaggcagcggcggcggcaagcGTCGGAAGCGGCAGCGCAGGCTCACTGACGGTGAGCTCGTGGGTCTCTGCTCCGAGTTCCTTGGCGCTGGCACGGAGCCCGCTGCCGCGCTGCTGCAGTGGATCATGGCCAACCTGGTGAAGCGGCCCGACGTGCAGCGCGCGCTCCGTCAGGAGATCGACGCCGCCGTGGGTGTCGACGCCGACGAGGTCGGCGAGGAGGTCGTCGCAAGGCTCGAGTACCTCAACGCTGTCATCATGGAAGGGCTCCGGCTGCACCCCACCGTGCCCAGAGTGTTTAGAAAG GTGATGCCCGACGACCATGTCGTGCTGGACGGCCGGCGTCTCCCTGCCGGCACCGCGGTGCACTTTCCGCTGGCGCGGCTGGCGCGTGACCAGACCACGTGGACCGACCCGCGTGAGTTCCGGCCGGAGAGGTTCCTGGCcggcggcgagggcgagggcgtCAGCCTGGTGGCGGCCGCGGGCAGCGCTGGGGAGATCAGGATGATGCCGTTTGGTGCCGGCCGGAGGATGTGCCCCGGCATGGGCGTCGCTGTGCTCCACCTCGGTTACTTCGTGGCCAATCTGGTGAGGGAGTTCGAGTGGGCGGAGGCCGAAGGCGAGCTCGGCGTTGACCTACGGCCCCACCTCGGGTTCTTCACAGTCATGAAGCGGCCACTGCGTGCGCACCTCACGCGGCTACGGCGGGAGGTGAGCTAG